The segment CTTCGCGATTCGCACTTTTGGTGCGCTGGGTGGTCAGGGCATGCTGGGCGTCTGCTTTGGCACGGTGGTGACGATGAATAGCCCCGGTAGTCTGGCGCAGGGGCGGAGTAACTGGGAAAGCACGCTGTGGCATGAGTTCTGCCACGTGATCACGCTGAGTGTGACCAAGAACCGCATGCCGCGCTGGCTGAGTGAAGGCATCAGTGTGTATGAGGAGCGGCAGCGTGATCCGGCCTGGGGCATGCGCATGGATGCACGCTTCCGCGAGATGGCGCTGGATGAAGAGAAGCTGACACCCGTGTCGCGACTGAGCAGCGCCTTCATGAATGCCAAGGAGCATGATGACCTGATGTTTGCCTATTTTGAGTCCAGTCAGGTGGTGGAGTATCTGCTGGAAAAGTACGGGAAGGAAAAATTCCAGCGCATCCTGCTTTCCCTAGCAGAGGGGCAGCGCATCAATGATGCCATCGCAGCGCACACGGCGGACTTGGAGCAGATAGAGGCAGGTTTCACGGAGTTCATCACCAGCCGGGCGCGGCAGTTCGGTGCCCTGGCGGAGTGGCAGGTGCCAGAGCAGAAAGATCTGAATCCTTTCGATGAAGGGGCTTTTGAGACCTTTTTGAAGCAGCATCCGAAAAACCTGCCCGCGATCCGCCAGCACACGAAGAGCCTAGTGGAGCAAAAAAACTGGCCTGAAGTGCTCAAAATGGCCGAAATCATCGTCCAACTGCTGCCAGAGGATTTTGGCAGCGGAAGTGGCTATGAGCTCAAGGCGCTGGCTTTTCGCCAAATGAAGCGTGAGGACGAGGAAGCGGCTGTTTTGCGCCAAATCGCCGCGAAGTCATCCGATGCGCAAAGTGCCTTTTTGCGGCTCATCGAGCTGGATCGTGCAGACCAGCGCTGGAGTGAGGTGCGCACGCAGTCCCTGCGCTCGCTGGCGGTGAATCCCTTCCTCATCACGCCGCAATTGGCCCTAGCAGAGGCTAGCTCCGCGCTGAAGGATGAACCTACCGCGATCGCCGCGTGGGAACGCGTTTTGGTGCTCGATCCCGGAAGTGCCGCGCGGACACATTTCCGGCTAGCACAGCTTTGGAGAGAAAAGGACGCGACGAAGGCAAAGCGGCACCTCCTGGACTCCCTAGCGAGTGCTCCGCGAAATCGGGAGGCACTGGAAATGCTGCGCGGGTGGGCTGCGGAGTGAGCGGGAAGATCGAGTGATCCGTATTCAGGACTGGAACGCCCGCATGCTGAGTGGAAGAAGGATGGAACTTTGGCCGGTTTGAGCTGCCCGCTTTTGCAAAGCATTCCAAGCAGGTGGCAATCGCAGGCCAAAAGGCTTTGAAATCCCCCGACGAACGAAGAGCGGGCTATTTCCGATCGCGTTTGGGGCCTTTGCTGCGGACGCTCATGCGGAAGGGGACGCCGGGGCAGGGCCATTCGTCGCGGATGACGCTTTCGAGGTAGCGGGTGTAGCTCTCGGTGAGCTTGTCGGCACGGTTGGCGAAGAGGACGAACTGTGGGACGGGGATGGCGCTCTCGGTGGTGTCGTTGGTCTGGGTGGCGTAGAGGAGCTTGAAGGAGTGGGTGCTGCGACCGAGGGCTCCTGGGGTGTTTTCGATGGCGTTGCCGAGGAGGCGGTTGAGGGCTCCGGTGCCGATGCGGTTTTGGGCTCCCTGACGGACTTTTTCGATCTGGACGAAAAGTTTGCCGATGTGGTCTTTGTTTTTCGCGGAGATGGCGATCATCGGGGCGTAGCTGAGGAAGAAAAACTCACGGCGCATGATCTCCTCTAGGTGCTCGATGCGGTCTTTTTGCTTTCCGCTGGGGTGGAAGAGGTCCCATTTGTTCATGACGAGGATGCAGGGCTTTCGCTCTTCGAGGATGAGCTGGGCGATTTTGCGGTCCTGCATTTTGGCTCCATCGGCACAGTCGATGACGAGGAGGCAGAGGTCGGCCCGCTTGATGCTCTGGATGCTGCGGTCGATACTGCTGACTTCGACAAAGGTATCGACTTTGGCGCGGCGGCGGATGCCGGCGGTGTCGATGAGCTGGTAGTGTTTGCCGTTGTAAGCGGCTTCGATGTCGAGTGCGTCACGGGTGGTGCCGGCGACGGGGCTGACGATGGCGCGGTCTTCGCCGAGGATGGCGTTGACGAGGGAGGATTTGCCTGCGTTGGGCCTGCCGACGATGGCGAGCTTGAGGGGTCGGATATTACCGCCGGTGATGGCATCGGCGGTTTCGGTGGATTCTTTGAGCTCGAGCTTTTCTGCGATGAGGGCGATGAGGTCGTCGATGCCTTTGCCGTGGGCGGCGCTGACTTCGACGGTGTTTTCAAAGCCTAGTCGGGCGAATTCGGAGGCGTTGAGTTTGCGAGCGGGGGAGTCTGCCTTGTTGCAGACGAGGATGACGGGCTTGCTGGTGCGGCGGAGCTCGCGGGCGAGTGTCTGGTCGATGGGATTCACGCCATCGACGACATCGACGACGAAGAGGAGGAGCTCGGCGACTTCGAGGGCGATGGCAGCTTCTGTCTGCACTTGGCCGGTGAGGACGTCGTCTGTATTGGCTCCGATGCCGCCGGTGTCCATGATTTCGAACCATGCGGGGCCTTTGCGGCACTGGGCGATGATGCGGTCACGGGTGACTCCGGCCTGATCGTGGACGATGGAGATGTTCTTACCGGCGAGGCGGTTGAATAGGGCGGATTTCCCCACATTGGGGCGTCCGACGATGGCGACAGTTTTCAGAGCACTAGGCATGTCCTCCGCAAACACCAGAGCCGCATCAAAAGCAAGGGCCAAGGGGAGATGACTCAGCTCTGAGTGGGTAGGAGGGAGCAGAGGGCGAGGGCGTTCATGGCTGCTTTTGGGACAAATGAGCTGCGGGAGACCCATTCGGGCTCTTTGGAGCCATCGGGGCTGCGTTCGGAGCAGTGGGCATTGCCACCCCAGGGGCCGAGGCCATCCAGGGTGGGGGCGAGGTGCCAGAGGTGATTGGCATCGCTCAATCCGCCACGGGGGACGGAGACGGCGCGGAGGCCGAGCTCGGTGGCGGCGTGGCTCCAGTGCTGGAAGAGGGCCATGACGTCGTCTCCGCCGGGCCAGGGTGAGGTGTGGCCGGTGCGCTGAGAGGTGAGGATGGCTCCATTGGCTGCTTTGGTGCTGAGATCGGCAAAAAAGCGGTCAGCGGAGGCTAGGGCGGCGGGGGTGACGGCACGGCACTCCCACTCGGCATCGGCTTCATGCGGGACGCGATTGACGACGGTGCCGCCGTGGATGTAGCCGATGTTTACGGTGCGCTGGTGCTCTGGGCAGGTCTGTGCAGCGATGTGTGGGAGTGCGAGGGCGAGGGCGTCGATGGCATTGATGCCATCGGCATGCTGGCTACCTGCGTGTGCGGCGCGGCCGGCGGCGTGGAGCTTCCAGGTGCTGCGCCCTTTGCGTGAGGTGACGATGTGCCAGCCGCTGTCATCGACGGGGCCGCCTTCAAAGACGAGCACGGCCTGCGCTTTGCCGCCACATTGGCGGAGGGTGGCGTGTCCGAAGTCGTCGCCGGTGACTTCCTCCGCCGCATTGGCGGCGATGAGCCAATGGGTGTGCTCGAAGACCTGGGGGGCGGCTTCTCGTAGCACCTGGAGGATGAGCCAGATGAGGACGGTGCCGCCTTTGTTATCGACGACGCCGGGGCCGTGGATGCGGTCTTCGCCTGCTTTTTCCTGCCAGTGGAAGTCATTGAGCTTTTCTTCCTCGGGTGGGAAGACGGTGTCGCTGTGGGTGACGAGGACGATGGGCTGCCCCCCTGCCCCGCGCCGCCGTAGGTAGAGATGGTGGCCGGTGCCGCTGATGTGGCATTTGACCATTTCGGCATCGAATCCGAGTGGGGCAAACATTTGGGCCGTGAGCCGTGCGACTTCGTCCACGCCTTCGGCATTGGTGGTGAAGCTGTTGATGGCGACGAGTGCCCGGAGGTGCTCTAGGGCGGCGGGGAGGTGTTTTTGAGCGGTGGCGAGGAAGGCGGGGGAATTCATGTCGGAGGCTTCTGACACCGGTTCCGTGTCTGTGTGTGCTCACAAGCCGAATTTTTTAATTCGCAGCAAAACAAAGCGCGAAGATGAGCCTATCCCATTGACTGGCCCAGTTGTTGCTCTACATGCCCAGCATGTGTGGCGGCGACTCCGTGAGTGCGCCGCTACTTTCCCCGCAGTATGGAGGCCGTTCACATTCAATTCGCACCCGCCACAGGCACCGACCAGGAGTGGAATGAGGCGTATGCACGACTGGCGGACTATTTCCGTGCTTACCGCCTGCATAATCGAATCCGCCGCACGCAGTTGGTGCTGGAGTCACTGAGTCGTGCGGCTACGGCACATGCCAAGGACCCCTCTCGCAAGCCGGTGGCGCACGCGATCGAGGAGGCTCGTAAAATGATGCACGACTGGCTGGGCCGCATTTACGAGGAGATGCAGTTCACGGCACCGCAGATCGAGGCGGGGGGCAGATTGGGCTTCTATATCTGTGATGGACCGGAAAAATGGCCGTTGCACTTTATGGATACGAAAATCATGCCTCCAGCGATGCGTGAGGCGATGAGGCAGGCGGTGCGCACGAGTGGCCCGAGTCTCCAGGTCTCGAAGATGACGCCGCGTGACATGGATCTGGGGCTGACACATGTGGCGGAGGGGACTTTTGAGCAGATCGCCAGTCAGCCGTGGATGCGGTATGTCCTACTGGCGGCCTTTGTGGCCCTGGTTTTCGCTTATGCTTACAAACTAATGCAATGAGCGAGACTGCGACGATGCCACTACCACCGAAGAATACACCACTCGCTGGGCTGGTGCCGCGCACACTGGCGCGTGCACGGCGTGTGACCTTTCTCACCCTGGTGTGCCTGGGCACGCTGCTGGGCACCTGGCTGATGCTGCGCTACCTGCGTGCTTATGGCTTCCGCTGGTCTGCGGTGGGTCTGCTGGCGTGCTTTATCCCGCTGTATTACCAGCTCAATTCGGGTTTCTGGACTGCGGTGATCGGTGTTTGGCGTCAAAACACACCGCATGGGGACCCGACGAACCTCTGGGCGAGTATTGCGGATGAAGATGTCTCGACCGCGCCTGGTGCGAATGTAGCGATCATCATCCCGGTCTATAATGAGGATGTTTCTCGTGTCTGGGAGGGCCTGCGAGTGACTTATGAATCGCTGCAAAAGACGGGGCACATCGAGAACTTCGATTTCTTCGTCCTAAGTGACAGTGACCAGACGAATAAGTGGATCGAGGAGCAGACCGCATGGCTGGAGCTCAGTCGCCAACTGGGGGCCTTCGGGAAGATCTTTTACCGCCGCCGCCGCAAGCCGATCAATCGCAAATCGGGCAATGTTTCCGACTTCTGCCGCCGCTGGGGGAAGCGCTATCGCTACATGATCGTCTTCGATGCGGATAGCCTGATGTCGGGGGCGCTGATGGTGGCCATGACCCGTATCATGGAGAAGAATCCCGGTATCGGCATTCTCCAGACTTTCCCGAAGCAGATCGCCAGCGAGACGCTGCTGGGGCGACTGATGCAGTTCAGCCAATCGCTGTACGGCCCGGCCTTCATGGCAGGCATCAATTACTGGCAAAATGGCGAGGCGAACTTCTGGGGTCATAACGCCATTATCCGACTGGAGCCCTTTATCCAGCATTGTGCTCTGCCTCCGCTACCAGCGACGGTGCCCTTCGGCGGACACATTCTGTCCCATGACTTTGTGGAGGCGGCCCTGATGCGAAAAGCGGGCTATGCCGTGCGCATGCTCAATACCGTGCGCGGCAGCTATGAGGAAGGCCCGCCCACCCTGATCGACACGCTGAAGCGCGACCGCCGCTGGTGCCAGGGGAACATGCAGCACTTCTGGCTGCTGTTTGCCCGTGGTTGGCATTTCATGAGTCGGCTGAATTTCGCACATGGGGTGCTCAGTTATGTGAGCTCACCGCTTTGGCTGCTTTTTCTGATCTTCTCGACCATCTTGGCTGCGATGCCGGGTAATATGGAGCAGAGCGGCCCCACGGAGCGAGCAGGCATCCTGCTTCTCGGGCTCACGATCACGCTTATTTTCCTACCGAAGCTGCTGATCGTGCTCGATGAGATGGTCAGTGCCCGTGTGTATAAGACAGCGCAGCAGCGCTTCATGGCCTTTGTCAGCAGCATGACGGACACGGTGATCTTCACCATGCTGGCACCTGTGATGATGTGGTTTCACTCGGTATTTGTTTTCAAGATCATCACAGGCCAGGGAGTCAAATGGGTGGCGCAGAAGCGAAAACTCGATGGTGTGGACTGGCGGGAGATCATCCTCACCTTCGGCGGGGTGACGCTGCTCGGAGTGGTGTGGGGTGTGATCGCGTGGAACATCGGTTGGCAGTTTTTCCTGTGGTTCAGTCCGATTTGCTTTTCGCTAGTGCTCGCCATCCCACTCGCCATCTGGCTCAGTAGTGGGAAGAGCGGCCGCTCCATCGGCCTATTCACCAGTGCGGAGGAGATCGAGCCGCCAGCAGTGCTGCGTGAGCTGGAAACCAACCTCGCAGAGGTCAAAGGCCGCCTCAAGCTCCCGCCGGAGATCGAGCGTAACTACGGCCTCATGCAGGTCTGCCTAGATCCCTATGTCAATGGTCTGCACATCTCCCTGCTGCGCCGCCGCAAAAATACGCATGACTCACGCGAGTACCTCAGTGAGATCGCTGACAAGCTGCTCCAGCAAGGGCCGCAGGCTCTCACTCCCCGTGAGAGCAGCGCTCTGATCAATGACACGGAGAGCGTCACCAATCTGCACTACCGCCTCTGGTCCGCCACGGAGCATGATCTAGCTCCCTTCTGGTCGCTAGCGATCAAGCAGTACAATCTCGCCGCAACGCATCCCTTCACGCATCTTTTAGCGAGAAATGCCGTGACTCCCACGAGCACGGCATTCTCCACGAGAAAGGAATGACACCCAGCCAAAAGCTCACCGGCGCTGACGAGTCCGCGTGAGATGAAGCATGAATGCGAGTCCGCAAAGAAGGGCTGCACCTGGCTCTGGGGCGGCGTGTGTCTGAATGACGAAGGCGCCAGGAGCGAATGTATATTCACCTGGGCCCTGGGCGTTATTGAGCCCGCCATAGATGAGGGATGAGGAGGTGTCGAAGCGCCAGTCCAGTGTGTCAGGATCATGCGACGTCGTAGGCGTAGGTATGAACCATGCGGTGTCGGTGGCGGGTCCAGTCGCAGAGCCGCTGATGAGTGCCCATTCGGAGGTGCTAGCGCTGAGTTGGCTATCATAGACCCAGATGTAGGCGCGTTCCCCGGTGGCGAAGGTGGCCGTGGAAAAAGGCGAGCTGCTGGTATAGTCCGTATTCAGTGTGGCCTCGGACGCGAGGAACTGATCTGGCAGGGCGGGATCCCAGGTGACACCCGTGACGGAGCGATCAAAGACCTTCCAGTTTGTATACCAGTCCGTGGTATTAAACTGAGTGGGCACAAAGCCGGAGCCGAAGGTGCCGAGCTCAAAGGTGAAGCCACCATCAAGGGGAGCGCCCGTGCTGTCGATGAGGGTATCACCGACGGCGGAGCCCCAGATGATCGTCCGCGCCGATGCGGCATGGGGTAGGAGTGTGGCTAGACCGAGCAGCAGGAGCAGATGTCGGAGGGTGCGTTTCATAACTGTAGAGTGGTGTGTTGGGGTGTTGTTTTTGGCTATTGGATAGAGATATGTCACGGTGTCCAGGGCAGCGGCATGATCCAGGTCGGATGCGCTGTGGTGACCTTCACGAAGACGGCACGGAGGGACTTGAGGAAGGGCGTGTTGCCTTGGTCAGTGAGGCCGGCATTTTGCGTCTTGACCCAGCGGCCTCCGCTGCTGGTTGTGAGGTAAGCATAAGTGTCGTAGGCGGTGGCGTCACTGACAGAGTCACCTTGCCAAGTCAGGATTTTATCTGCGTTGGTGGGGCTACTGGAGCTGACAAAGGCGTTCGCGATTGTGGTCATGGCGCGGCTGTTGGGTCCCTGGTCGAGCGGCCATCCACTTGCAATCATGGAAGAACCAATGGGCAGCGGGCAAATGAAGTCATTGGCACGCACGCGGCCTGCGTAGGTGCGGCTGACTTGCACCGTCTTCGGATGCACAAAGTAGCCAGCGCATGGCGGCAGGATGACACCACCCTGATCGACGCGTGTGGCATCGGAGGTGAGTACCCATTTGGGTGATCCACTATTGGTATAGAGCCAGTAGGTGGTGAAGGCTGCGCCATTGGGGATGAGGATGCGATCTGCCGTGTTGGGATTATTCGTGCTGGTAAAGGCAGCGGGCGGATAGAGCTCATTGATGGTGTGATGTGTGCGCAGCTCCCAGGTATCTGTGGCGAGCGTCGCAGGCAGTGTAGCCTGTGTATTGAGTGCGCTAGCTAGGTCGATAGCAAGTGAGGTGGCGGTGGTAGCGGCCTCGTCGATCTCATAGCGGTGTCCTTCATTCTCACCGCTGGTGATTTCGATGTAGTGCTGCTTACCTGCGGCTAGCGCAGTGATGTAGCTTCCAGTGCCTGCGGACGTGGAGCAGACGAGCGTGCTGCCTGCCACACTGTCGATGCTGCCTGTGGCATGCGGGCATGGCAGATATGGCATCGAGCTGGAGACACAGCCGAGACCGAGCAATTGCTTCGTGAAGCCGCTGACGTCTGTGACGACGCTCGCGCCACTGGCGGTATCGGTGATTTTCACACGTAGGAAGCCCTGGCCACTGCTGAGGGCAGGTAGCGCATCCACAGCGGTGTAAGTGGCCGTCTGTGTACCGTCGCCATTGCTGACGAGCGTCGGCACCAGCGTCGTGACATCCGTCCAGCCTCCAGGGCTGAGGGAGAGGTCTGTGAGCGATTGCAGTGTGTAAGTGAGCCCACTGGAGGTCTGGAGACGACGCAGGAGCGCATTGACGCTGCCGCCCGACTGCACTTCGAGCTCAAATGGGCAGCCCCGGTGGATTCCACTGGACGGATTGTAGCAGAAGGCGAATTCAGCGAGGTTCGGCACACCATCACCATCAGGATCGTCATTGGGGCCATTTTGGCCACCGAGCGGATTGGCATACTGCCAGGCTGCAAAGCTGCTAGGCTTCACCTCGACGAGCGGGATGTTGTTATTGATGACGAAGGGATCGCCACTGGCTAGATCGAAGGTGAAGTAATAGGGATTTCCGACAGCCGTAGAGGTGGTGAGGTAACCTGGATTGAGTGCGTTTTCCGAAGAACCGAGCGCATATGGATCTGGCTGACCGGTAGGATCGAGGCTGGCACCGGTCACTGGGCGTGTGGGGTCAATGATGTAACCGAGAGGCGGCGCATATGTCATGGTGTAGGTGCCTGGAGTGCCATCTGTGATCCAGCTATACTGGCCACTGGAACCATCCT is part of the Verrucomicrobiaceae bacterium genome and harbors:
- the mdoH gene encoding glucans biosynthesis glucosyltransferase MdoH codes for the protein MSETATMPLPPKNTPLAGLVPRTLARARRVTFLTLVCLGTLLGTWLMLRYLRAYGFRWSAVGLLACFIPLYYQLNSGFWTAVIGVWRQNTPHGDPTNLWASIADEDVSTAPGANVAIIIPVYNEDVSRVWEGLRVTYESLQKTGHIENFDFFVLSDSDQTNKWIEEQTAWLELSRQLGAFGKIFYRRRRKPINRKSGNVSDFCRRWGKRYRYMIVFDADSLMSGALMVAMTRIMEKNPGIGILQTFPKQIASETLLGRLMQFSQSLYGPAFMAGINYWQNGEANFWGHNAIIRLEPFIQHCALPPLPATVPFGGHILSHDFVEAALMRKAGYAVRMLNTVRGSYEEGPPTLIDTLKRDRRWCQGNMQHFWLLFARGWHFMSRLNFAHGVLSYVSSPLWLLFLIFSTILAAMPGNMEQSGPTERAGILLLGLTITLIFLPKLLIVLDEMVSARVYKTAQQRFMAFVSSMTDTVIFTMLAPVMMWFHSVFVFKIITGQGVKWVAQKRKLDGVDWREIILTFGGVTLLGVVWGVIAWNIGWQFFLWFSPICFSLVLAIPLAIWLSSGKSGRSIGLFTSAEEIEPPAVLRELETNLAEVKGRLKLPPEIERNYGLMQVCLDPYVNGLHISLLRRRKNTHDSREYLSEIADKLLQQGPQALTPRESSALINDTESVTNLHYRLWSATEHDLAPFWSLAIKQYNLAATHPFTHLLARNAVTPTSTAFSTRKE
- a CDS encoding M20/M25/M40 family metallo-hydrolase; translation: MNSPAFLATAQKHLPAALEHLRALVAINSFTTNAEGVDEVARLTAQMFAPLGFDAEMVKCHISGTGHHLYLRRRGAGGQPIVLVTHSDTVFPPEEEKLNDFHWQEKAGEDRIHGPGVVDNKGGTVLIWLILQVLREAAPQVFEHTHWLIAANAAEEVTGDDFGHATLRQCGGKAQAVLVFEGGPVDDSGWHIVTSRKGRSTWKLHAAGRAAHAGSQHADGINAIDALALALPHIAAQTCPEHQRTVNIGYIHGGTVVNRVPHEADAEWECRAVTPAALASADRFFADLSTKAANGAILTSQRTGHTSPWPGGDDVMALFQHWSHAATELGLRAVSVPRGGLSDANHLWHLAPTLDGLGPWGGNAHCSERSPDGSKEPEWVSRSSFVPKAAMNALALCSLLPTQS
- the der gene encoding ribosome biogenesis GTPase Der; protein product: MPSALKTVAIVGRPNVGKSALFNRLAGKNISIVHDQAGVTRDRIIAQCRKGPAWFEIMDTGGIGANTDDVLTGQVQTEAAIALEVAELLLFVVDVVDGVNPIDQTLARELRRTSKPVILVCNKADSPARKLNASEFARLGFENTVEVSAAHGKGIDDLIALIAEKLELKESTETADAITGGNIRPLKLAIVGRPNAGKSSLVNAILGEDRAIVSPVAGTTRDALDIEAAYNGKHYQLIDTAGIRRRAKVDTFVEVSSIDRSIQSIKRADLCLLVIDCADGAKMQDRKIAQLILEERKPCILVMNKWDLFHPSGKQKDRIEHLEEIMRREFFFLSYAPMIAISAKNKDHIGKLFVQIEKVRQGAQNRIGTGALNRLLGNAIENTPGALGRSTHSFKLLYATQTNDTTESAIPVPQFVLFANRADKLTESYTRYLESVIRDEWPCPGVPFRMSVRSKGPKRDRK